A region from the Caldisericota bacterium genome encodes:
- the dcd gene encoding dCTP deaminase: MSVKSDEWIAEQAEKGMIQPFEKGQISNGVISFGVSSYGYDMRLADEFKIFTNVHSAIVDPKNFSPKSFVNYKGDVCIIPPNSFALGKSVEYFKIPREVLCIVLGKSTYARAGIIVNVTPLEPEWEGYVTIEISNTTPLPVKVYANEGIAQILFISADKICKTSYKDKKGKYQNQTGIWLPKID, encoded by the coding sequence ATGAGTGTAAAATCAGATGAATGGATTGCTGAACAAGCAGAAAAAGGAATGATACAACCATTTGAAAAAGGGCAAATATCCAACGGCGTCATATCTTTTGGTGTGTCATCGTATGGGTATGATATGCGCCTCGCAGACGAATTTAAAATTTTCACTAATGTACATTCGGCAATTGTTGACCCCAAAAACTTCTCCCCAAAAAGTTTTGTAAACTATAAAGGCGATGTATGTATTATCCCGCCTAACTCATTTGCTCTTGGAAAAAGTGTAGAGTATTTTAAGATTCCAAGGGAAGTACTCTGTATTGTCCTTGGGAAAAGCACTTATGCCAGGGCCGGCATCATTGTAAATGTCACACCTCTAGAGCCAGAATGGGAGGGCTATGTTACAATAGAAATCTCAAACACAACACCACTTCCCGTAAAAGTATATGCAAACGAGGGGATTGCACAGATCCTTTTTATTAGTGCCGATAAAATATGCAAAACTTCTTATAAGGATAAAAAAGGCAAGTACCAAAACCAAACAGGGATATGGCTACCAAAAATAGATTAA
- the thyX gene encoding FAD-dependent thymidylate synthase, whose amino-acid sequence MATKNRLREVRVKLLNYTPRPDYTVAVAMRQSRFKGSVMSLNLKENEVERLVHLAIKLGHFSVFEHISFTFAVEGISRSCSHQFVRHRFFAFTQQSQRFIKESDFPYIVPESIKNKKEPYKLYTETMEYLKDIYKKLSDEVAIEDARFILPNATETKLVATANGRELMHFFHERISKYAQWEIRKVAEIMLKEVKKVAPATFNEKMKDFYI is encoded by the coding sequence ATGGCTACCAAAAATAGATTAAGAGAAGTACGGGTAAAGCTGCTGAACTATACCCCTCGGCCGGATTATACTGTCGCAGTTGCCATGCGGCAAAGCAGGTTTAAGGGAAGTGTAATGTCGTTAAATCTTAAAGAAAATGAAGTAGAACGCCTCGTTCATCTTGCCATAAAGCTAGGTCACTTTTCAGTATTTGAGCATATCTCTTTCACTTTTGCGGTAGAAGGAATTTCTCGTAGCTGCAGCCACCAATTTGTGCGGCATAGGTTCTTCGCGTTTACCCAACAAAGCCAGCGATTTATTAAAGAATCAGATTTTCCCTACATCGTTCCCGAGTCAATTAAAAACAAAAAAGAACCCTACAAACTATATACAGAGACAATGGAATATCTTAAAGATATTTATAAAAAACTCTCAGACGAGGTAGCCATTGAAGATGCAAGATTTATACTGCCAAATGCAACTGAAACAAAACTTGTTGCAACAGCAAACGGAAGAGAGCTTATGCATTTTTTCCACGAAAGAATTTCAAAGTACGCTCAGTGGGAAATTCGTAAAGTGGCAGAGATTATGTTAAAGGAAGTAAAAAAAGTTGCTCCGGCAACATTTAATGAAAAAATGAAAGATTTTTATATTTAA